GACCGTGGGCCCGCTCCCCGTCATTAAGACCCCTCTGGCCCCTACCTGGCGTAAACGTTCTTTCATTCCCCCAATGAGGGGCATGAATTCCAACGCCGGCTCTTCTAGATCGTTGTGGAGGAAATCATCCATCTTTTCAAGGTCTTGAGGGAGTGTTAAAATTCTATTATCCCTTCTATCCTTTGTCAACCCCCATTTCCCCATTTGGTAGACATTTTGTGTGGATAAGGGGAGTCCAGGGTTTATCAATACCACCCAAGCCTTCAGGGGAGGGAGAAACTTCACTAACCTTTCTCCCCTTCCCCCCATGATTGCCCCCTTTCCCAAGAGAAAAAAGGGGACATCCGCCCCTATCTTTTCCCCAATTTTCATCAATCCTTGCGGGGGAATTTTCGTCCCCCAAAGGATATTCATGGCCTTTAGGACAGTTGCAGCATCGCTGCTTCCTCCCCCCAGTCCAGCGGCCAAGGGAATCCTCTTGATGATCTCTATTTTTATACCCCCTAAAAGGCCTGTCTCTTTCATAAAGAGGGCAGCAGCACGATGGGCCAGATTTTTCTCTCCAAGGAGAAGCTCAGGGTGAGAGGAAGATAAGGTTATCCTCGGAGGGGCAACCCTCTCGATGAGGAGCTCATCTTCAAGACTTATGGGATATATCCAAGTCCTGATCTCGTGATAGCCATCAGGCCTTNNNNNNNNNNNNNNNNTTCTAGCCTGAGGTTTACCTTGGCCGGGGCACTAAGGGATATCCTCTTCATGTTGCTCAGGGGGGAACTCCGGATTTCATATCGTCTAAAGGGCCTCCACTTTTTTTAGCTCCGGGATCTGCTCCTTCAAGATCCGCTCTACGCCCATCTTTAGGGTCATGGTGGACATAGGGCAACCTGCACAGGCCCCCGTAAGCCTGACCTTTACCACTCCATCTTCCACGTCCACCAACTCTATATCTCCACCGTCTGCCTGCAGGGCCGGCCTGACCTTTTTCAATACCTCTTCTACCTTTTCCCGCATATCCTTCTCCTTTTATTTTTTTGATTTTTTTATAACCATTTACCTCTGGGGATGTCAATACAAATAAAGAGCAGGACATTCCCCAAATTTATTTTAAAGATCCAAAAAAGTTGTCAAAAAAGGATTCAAGGATTCATAATGAAGGGTTCTAGGGGTCAATAGATACAGGGTTCCAGGGGCCAAGGGCTTGCGGCGAGCTCCCTTCGGTCTGAGCGTTCGACTGAGCTCACGCTGAAGTCTCAGGGTCGAAGACAGCCGAGCGGGTCCAGTGGTCGAGTAAACGACCTCCAGTCGTTTTTTTCAGGGGGCCTCACCCCCAGAGTGATGTGCCATAGGCACATCACTAGAACCCTTGAATCCTAGACCCCTGCATTTTAAGCCCTTGAATCCTCTCAATTTCACCAACTAAATGGGAGGAGAACCTTCATTTCTAATTTTTATTTGCTATTGGTTAACCGGTAGATCGTCTCAAAAGAGCTGAAGAGGTCAAGGTATTGTTCCAGGTAGCGCGTCAGCAGAAATCTTTCCCTCACGGTCTCCTTCGCCTTTTGTCCCAGTTGCTTCCGCAGTTTCTCATCCTTGACCAACTGGACAATCCTCTCTGCTGCTTCCTCAACAGATGAGACCAGGAACCCATTCACGCCATCCTTGATCTGGTAACGGATTCCACCGACGTTGCCTCCGATAACGGCAGTACCTTTCCACATGGCCTCAGTAACCGTTAGGCCAAAACCTTCGCGGATGGACTTTTGCAGCACAACGGCCGCCCTGCGCTGTAGTACGTTCACCAGCGCCGAGTCCTGATGGCTGAGGATGATGACACGCTCATCCTGTTGGTCAAGCAGCGATTCGTACACCCTTGGGCCTTCCGGGTCGTCTGTGGCCACATTGCCGAGCAGCACGAGCGTGCAGTCTACATCCTTTCTTGCCAGTTTGAATGCCCGAATGACACCCCCTGGATCCTTCCAGCGATCAAAGCGGGAGATCTGCACTACCAGTGGCAGGTCCGTGGGGATGTTATAGTGATCCAGCCGCTCACTGACCTCAGCTTCGCTCATTTCTCGGTTCTTGATGGAGAAGGGATCGATCGCTGGCATGAAGCACACCTGTGGCGTCTTAAGTTTTTGCATGTATTCTTTGAGGGTAACAATCACCGCGTCATATTTTTCTACGAACGGAGCCAAGTAGTTCCACAGTTCATGGTTCAGGTTCGTCAGGTCGACGTGGCAGCGCCAGACCCAGGGGCCGCTCTTCTTATAGTGATTGATCATGGGAAGGGGTTGGGGGTCGTGGATAATGACCATATTGTGGTTATCCAGGTGGTTTCGAATGGCATTTTGATAGATGATGTCCTCGTAAATTTGCATCTTCCGTTCGCTCAAATTGATCTCCCCTCCTTGCAGGGCATTGTGCATCTTTTTGGTGATGCTGAAGAAATCTGGTGCTCCTTGAATCAACCTCCATCCCGTCTTGATACCCAGGCTGTTCATCAAAAGCGTCAGCGATGACAATATCTCCGCCACACCACCCCCATAGTAGGTCGAATTTACATTGGCCACATGGAGGTCCTGGAGTGGCTTTGCTTTATCTCTAATGCGCTCGATCGTTTCCGCTCCGACGAACTGTTCATAGTCTTCGACTTGAACCATTTTTTGATGTTTCATCATTAAGCTCCTTTCAAAACATTATGTATTATCTGAAACCATGCGCTTACAACAGTCGTTCGGTATCTTCTCGGCGGCATAGCTCAGTGCCTGGTGTCATGACGGCCATGTTCCTTTAAGGCCTCAAAGCCGGACACGATAGGAATTTGTCTTTAAAAACCGTTGTCATGAACAACCCCGCTATAATTTCCCTATCACATTGTGGAAAATATCCATAATAAGTTTAGGATATACACATAGGATGAGTGATGTAAGAGCCAAGAGGAGAAGTGGGATACTCATTGTTAATGGAGGATCCTTAATGTCACTTTTTGATAAATGAGACCTCAAGGGACCAAAGAATATTTTTTTCGCAGACCAGAATGTATAACTAATTGTTAATATGATTGCAGAAACACCCAGAAGCGCAATGATCAGTCCAACGGGAACTGTATATACTCCAAATTTGAAGATACCTGTGAACATGATCCATTCTGCTGCAAAACTGCTAAAGGGTGGAAAGCCTGAAAGCATCATTGAGCCCATTATCCAGAGTAGAGCGGTTATGGGCATTTTAGATGCAAGCCCACCCATTTGTCGCATATCCCTAATCCCTGTTACATAGACCAGTATGCCTGCGGTTGAGAAAAAGATAGTTTTGCCCATGATGTGACTCAGGAAGAAGAACATTCCCCCTTCAATACT
This genomic stretch from Deltaproteobacteria bacterium harbors:
- the ispE gene encoding 4-(cytidine 5'-diphospho)-2-C-methyl-D-erythritol kinase — translated: RPDGYHEIRTWIYPISLEDELLIERVAPPRITLSSSHPELLLGEKNLAHRAAALFMKETGLLGGIKIEIIKRIPLAAGLGGGSSDAATVLKAMNILWGTKIPPQGLMKIGEKIGADVPFFLLGKGAIMGGRGERLVKFLPPLKAWVVLINPGLPLSTQNVYQMGKWGLTKDRRDNRILTLPQDLEKMDDFLHNDLEEPALEFMPLIGGMKERLRQVGARGVLMTGSGPTVFGLFSKEEEASRATRDLKTEEGWTSFVAHTLSDS
- a CDS encoding NifU family protein, whose protein sequence is MREKVEEVLKKVRPALQADGGDIELVDVEDGVVKVRLTGACAGCPMSTMTLKMGVERILKEQIPELKKVEAL
- a CDS encoding glycosyltransferase — its product is MMKHQKMVQVEDYEQFVGAETIERIRDKAKPLQDLHVANVNSTYYGGGVAEILSSLTLLMNSLGIKTGWRLIQGAPDFFSITKKMHNALQGGEINLSERKMQIYEDIIYQNAIRNHLDNHNMVIIHDPQPLPMINHYKKSGPWVWRCHVDLTNLNHELWNYLAPFVEKYDAVIVTLKEYMQKLKTPQVCFMPAIDPFSIKNREMSEAEVSERLDHYNIPTDLPLVVQISRFDRWKDPGGVIRAFKLARKDVDCTLVLLGNVATDDPEGPRVYESLLDQQDERVIILSHQDSALVNVLQRRAAVVLQKSIREGFGLTVTEAMWKGTAVIGGNVGGIRYQIKDGVNGFLVSSVEEAAERIVQLVKDEKLRKQLGQKAKETVRERFLLTRYLEQYLDLFSSFETIYRLTNSK